AAGGGTCGATATCGAGGAGTTCAAGGAGTGTCAATACGTGCTTTGAGTAATGGGATTGAGATCCGGTTCACGAGAAATGCACCAGAAGGAGCATACTGGAACTTCGGGTCTGTATATGGGAAATCATAGAAGTGGTAGTAGTTCAAATTTGGTATCgtcattgatgaaagctTGGAGGATATCTTCTGTGGGATCGCCTTCTCCACCACGTCAGCATATTCCTCCCTTGGATACTTCCTTTAGTAATGATGGAAACTTTGAGGCTATCTCGAGGCAGCACACAGGTGCCGCAAGAAAGTCAACGTCTTCTCCTTTGAGGTATACTAGTCCTGGGTTTAGTACCAATGGTAATAATGTCAGTAGAGGTGAGAGTCCCAGGCCTTCAAAGAGTCATGGCAGTCGTCATCATAGTAGCGGAAATGGTAGTAGGAAGAATGTGAAATATTTTAAGGATTTAGATGAGGATTGGAGTGCAGTTATCGATGATTACAACATGCCGATACCAGTGATGGCAAATGGGGGTGTTGCTTCCCCTGCTACACCTAAAGCTACAAGATCTTCCTCTATAACGACTACGCCAAGTAATTCTACTACTGGACTAGCTTCTGCAAACGCGACCTTTTCATACCCACAGCTGCCTCATTTACAGAAATCTCTAAGTTCAGAGTTAAGATCACAGTTAGAGCAAGAGAACGAGCGCGATGCACAAGAATTAAACTCCATCATGCAACGAATAGCCAAGTTTGATGCTATTCTAAAAAACAAGCACATTATAAATCAAAATGAACTGCGGCAAATAAGCTGGAATGGTATTCCAAAGCCACATAGGAGCGTTGTTTGGAAACTCTTGATTGGATACCTGCCGGCAAACTCAAAAAGACAACAACCTTtattgaagaggaaacgGAAGGAGTACTGTGATGGGCTGGCACATATCTTCTCGGACCAACACTCTAGAGATGTGCCAACATGGCATCAAATCGAAATTGATGTGCCAAGAACGAACCCTCATATACCACTCTACCAGTTCAAGTCGGTGCAGACTAGTTTACAACGCATCCTATACCTATGGGCT
This DNA window, taken from Torulaspora delbrueckii CBS 1146 chromosome 2, complete genome, encodes the following:
- the GYP1 gene encoding GTPase-activating protein GYP1 (similar to Saccharomyces cerevisiae GYP1 (YOR070C); ancestral locus Anc_5.672); translated protein: MGLRSGSREMHQKEHTGTSGLYMGNHRSGSSSNLVSSLMKAWRISSVGSPSPPRQHIPPLDTSFSNDGNFEAISRQHTGAARKSTSSPLRYTSPGFSTNGNNVSRGESPRPSKSHGSRHHSSGNGSRKNVKYFKDLDEDWSAVIDDYNMPIPVMANGGVASPATPKATRSSSITTTPSNSTTGLASANATFSYPQLPHLQKSLSSELRSQLEQENERDAQELNSIMQRIAKFDAILKNKHIINQNELRQISWNGIPKPHRSVVWKLLIGYLPANSKRQQPLLKRKRKEYCDGLAHIFSDQHSRDVPTWHQIEIDVPRTNPHIPLYQFKSVQTSLQRILYLWAIRHPTSGYVQGINDLVTPFFQTFLTEYLPQAQIDDVEKLDPMTYMGQDQLKDVEADTFWCLTKLLEQITDNYIHGQPGILKQVKNLGQLVKRIDRDLYEHFQKENVQFIQFSFRWMNCLLMREFQMSAVIRMWDTYLSETSLDTATSSSLSSDLVPPHTPTEQMKATFQTPTKDFASPSSTSGIGGDEIARIRQSSLNEFHVFVCAAFLIKWSDQLMEMDFQEIITFLQNPPTKNWKDSDIEMLLSEAYIWQSLYKDATSHWQ